The DNA sequence TCTGAAAGGTTCGGGCCATTCCCCGTTCGGCAATCTGCTCCGGCCGCAGGCCGATCACGCTTTTGCCGTGGAGAAGAATATCGCCGGAGGTGGGCTGATAAATGCCTGAGCATACATTGAAGAAGGTGGTTTTTCCAGCGCCGTTGGGGCCGATGATGCCGAAGACATCGCCTTGGCTGACTGTCATATTGACCTTTTCAACCGCTTTCAGGCCGCCGAAATACATGCAGATATCCTTTGCTTCCAAAACAGCACTCATACTCTTGCTCCCTCCTTCTTCTTATCCTTGGAGACCTTGCGGCGAATGCTGCGTCCGGCAAGAATACTGTCCGAAGAGCCAACCAGACCCTGGGGGCGGCACCACATGATCACAATGATCAGCAGAGCATAGGCCACCATTCTCCATTGGCCGATGGGCCGCAGCCACTCGGTGAGGAAGTTGACCAGAACCGAGCCCACAACCGGGCCTACGAGGGTTCCCTGCCCGCCGATGATTACCATGGAAAGAATGTTCCAGCCCTCATCCAACGTGAAGAAGGTTGAATCGATAAACCGCACATAAGGGGCGTAGCAGGCACCGGCCAACCCAGCCCAGAAAGCGCCGTAGGTAAAGTTGAGAGCCTTGTAACGGGAGGCCTGCACACCCAGAGAGCGAGCGGCCAGCTGATCCTCACGGATGGAAATCCAAGCCCTTCCCACCCGGGATTTGATGACCCGGTTGGTGACAAAAATAAACAGCACCGCAAGAGCCAGAAAGATGTAGTAATAGGAGCGGGAATTCTTGATCTCAAACCCAAAGAAGCTGGGAACCGGAATGCCCTTGATGCCCATAGGCCCACCGGTCAGGCCGGTCCAGTTCAGGGCAATAAGACGAACAATCTCGGAAAAGCCCAGCGTTACGATGGAAAGATAAATGCCCGACATTTTCAGAGTGGGGATCGCCAACACAAAGCCAATGGCAGCAGTAACAATACCCGCTATGGGCAGAATCATCCAAAAGTTCCAGCCTGCTTTAACGGCCAGAATCGCCTCGCAGTAAGAGCCAATGCAAAAGAAGCCCGCCATGCCCAAACAGGTCTGGCCGCTGTAACCATTAATGGCATTGAGAGCACCCGCCAGCACCGAATAGATCAAAATACGGCACATGACACCCATAAAATAGCTTTTCGGGAAAAGAACAGGCAACAAAATCATCACTACCAGAAGGGCCAGAAATACCAAAACCCTGTGCTGACGATAGAAGCCTTTGAGTGTATCCAGCACTTGACGCATTATACCTTGGCCCCCTTCTTCTTAGAGAATCCTTCCGGCTTGAGAACCAGCACCAAAATCAAGAATCCAAAGGCAAAAACATCCCGGAAGCTGGCGGAGGAAATGGTAATGCCGAGGTTTTCAATAATACCGATCAAAAGGCCGCCTAAAGCGGAGAAACGCACGTCGGTGAGACCGCCCATAACCGAGGAGGCAAAGGCCTTCATACCCAGCGAGCCACCCATGGTTGCCTGAAGTGTCTGGTAATAAATAGCCAGCAGCAAACCGGCCACACCACCCAAGCCGCAGCCCAGACAATTGCCCAGCATAGCGGTGCGCTTAACGTTGATGCCCATCAGGTAGGAAGCGCTCTTATCCTGACTGACCGCCTTGAGCCGGATGCCGAACTTCGTTTTGTTAAAGAGCAGAGAAAGCAGCACAGCCAGCACAATAACTGTGGCGATGATCACCAGCTGAACAAGGGTGATCTGGGCACTGCCCAATTCGTAAAAGGTGTTATCCACCACATCCAGCATCGGTTTCTGGTTGGGGCCGAACACCATCTGCGCAAGGTTTTTC is a window from the Oscillospiraceae bacterium MB08-C2-2 genome containing:
- a CDS encoding branched-chain amino acid ABC transporter permease, with product MRQVLDTLKGFYRQHRVLVFLALLVVMILLPVLFPKSYFMGVMCRILIYSVLAGALNAINGYSGQTCLGMAGFFCIGSYCEAILAVKAGWNFWMILPIAGIVTAAIGFVLAIPTLKMSGIYLSIVTLGFSEIVRLIALNWTGLTGGPMGIKGIPVPSFFGFEIKNSRSYYYIFLALAVLFIFVTNRVIKSRVGRAWISIREDQLAARSLGVQASRYKALNFTYGAFWAGLAGACYAPYVRFIDSTFFTLDEGWNILSMVIIGGQGTLVGPVVGSVLVNFLTEWLRPIGQWRMVAYALLIIVIMWCRPQGLVGSSDSILAGRSIRRKVSKDKKKEGARV
- a CDS encoding branched-chain amino acid ABC transporter permease; amino-acid sequence: MVYVLNQLINGLCQGAIYALMAIGYSVVVGVVGMVTFTHGEVIMIGAFAAYYTFLLCGNNLFIGFIVSFAASWVLGMLVYKVCYERFFNAPRHISLLCTIGFSMLVKNLAQMVFGPNQKPMLDVVDNTFYELGSAQITLVQLVIIATVIVLAVLLSLLFNKTKFGIRLKAVSQDKSASYLMGINVKRTAMLGNCLGCGLGGVAGLLLAIYYQTLQATMGGSLGMKAFASSVMGGLTDVRFSALGGLLIGIIENLGITISSASFRDVFAFGFLILVLVLKPEGFSKKKGAKV